Proteins encoded together in one Ignavibacteria bacterium window:
- a CDS encoding DUF4835 family protein — MFKKLFVYLLFCVLWTGFGGFLKAQDFDITVTLNVDALPPDAKDKVKDMKQQLEDYLNKNKFYDNAIFNEQNKPGAELYKIKGAIQITFKGTNGIDQYDAQVLFVSQRIIDTQDKRQNPRYTTLFKYIDERFKFNYNRSIQFIKNEFRFDPFISFFDYYAYMMLGYDQDSFFPKDHPMNRSIYFQKAMDICNKPMVDRTGWTETGGGSKPSRLVMVQELMNPRFDDFRNGFYEYHWLGIDSLGLSRNAYAYIYNAVEKISKIKKKEVRAYSVDYFLETKAQEISDSFLNYGDKGIYDKLAQLDPAHQRIYEEGKKKAK, encoded by the coding sequence ATGTTTAAAAAACTATTTGTATATCTTTTGTTTTGTGTGTTATGGACGGGATTTGGGGGATTTTTAAAGGCTCAGGATTTTGATATAACAGTTACGCTAAATGTTGACGCTTTGCCCCCCGATGCAAAGGACAAGGTCAAGGACATGAAGCAGCAATTAGAAGATTACCTTAATAAGAACAAATTTTACGATAATGCCATCTTTAACGAACAGAATAAGCCGGGTGCAGAATTGTATAAGATTAAAGGTGCAATACAGATTACCTTTAAGGGTACGAACGGGATAGACCAGTATGACGCACAGGTTCTTTTTGTAAGTCAGAGGATAATTGATACTCAGGACAAGAGACAAAATCCGAGATACACGACATTATTCAAGTACATAGACGAGAGATTCAAGTTTAATTATAATCGTTCGATTCAGTTTATTAAGAATGAGTTTCGTTTTGACCCATTCATAAGTTTCTTTGATTATTATGCATACATGATGCTTGGTTATGACCAGGACTCATTCTTTCCGAAAGACCATCCGATGAACAGGAGCATATACTTCCAGAAAGCGATGGATATTTGCAATAAGCCTATGGTTGACAGAACGGGATGGACAGAAACCGGTGGCGGTTCGAAACCATCGAGGCTCGTTATGGTACAAGAACTCATGAATCCAAGGTTTGATGATTTCAGGAACGGATTCTATGAATATCACTGGCTTGGGATTGACTCTTTAGGACTTTCAAGGAATGCATACGCTTATATCTATAATGCAGTGGAAAAAATATCCAAGATTAAGAAGAAGGAAGTGAGAGCTTACAGTGTTGATTATTTTCTTGAGACAAAAGCACAGGAAATTTCTGATTCATTCCTGAATTATGGAGACAAAGGTATATACGACAAGCTTGCACAACTCGACCCCGCTCATCAGCGTATTTATGAAGAGGGTAAGAAAAAAGCCAAGTAG